The proteins below come from a single Fodinicola acaciae genomic window:
- a CDS encoding alpha/beta fold hydrolase: MIRGETTVDIAYDDVGNGAPLLLVHGHPFDRSMWRPQLDWFGGRGRRVIAPDLRGYGESVVTPGKVTLDVFATDLRDLLDALGLDRVVLGGLSMGGQIVLEFHRLYAGRLAGLVIAASSARADDATGRRFRRETADRIVRDGMDAYAAELLPKMVAANSPRLVAEKVTDMMRNAPVDGAAAALRGRAERPDYVDMLVKVEVPTLIVVGTEDAFTPVTEAELMASRIPGATLAVVDGAGHLPNLERPHEFNTALERFLSTSS, translated from the coding sequence ATGATCCGAGGGGAAACGACAGTGGACATCGCGTACGACGACGTCGGTAATGGGGCGCCGCTCCTGCTCGTGCACGGACATCCCTTCGACCGGTCGATGTGGCGGCCGCAGCTGGACTGGTTCGGCGGGCGTGGCCGGCGGGTGATCGCGCCGGACCTGCGCGGCTACGGCGAGTCGGTCGTCACGCCTGGCAAGGTCACGCTCGACGTGTTCGCCACCGACCTGCGCGACCTGCTGGACGCGCTCGGCCTCGACCGCGTGGTGCTCGGCGGCCTGTCGATGGGTGGCCAGATCGTGCTGGAGTTTCACCGGTTGTACGCCGGCCGGCTGGCCGGCCTGGTGATCGCCGCGTCGTCGGCCCGCGCGGACGATGCGACCGGCCGCCGCTTCCGGCGCGAGACCGCCGACCGGATCGTCCGCGACGGAATGGACGCGTACGCGGCCGAGCTGCTGCCGAAAATGGTCGCCGCCAACTCGCCGCGACTGGTCGCCGAGAAGGTGACCGACATGATGCGCAACGCGCCGGTCGACGGCGCCGCCGCGGCACTGCGCGGCCGCGCCGAGCGACCGGATTATGTTGACATGCTGGTGAAAGTCGAGGTGCCGACGCTCATCGTGGTCGGCACCGAGGACGCGTTCACGCCGGTGACGGAGGCGGAGCTGATGGCCAGCCGGATCCCGGGCGCGACGCTGGCCGTCGTCGACGGCGCCGGCCATCTCCCCAACCTCGAACGCCCGCACGAGTTCAACACCGCGCTGGAGCGGTTCCTGTCAACGTCTTCTTAG
- a CDS encoding acyltransferase family protein, translating into MVHAVQLPPPVAEKPRTRLFFLDRIKVALTALVVVHHAAVTYGHIPAWYYYEKPVHVEAGLLDLLALLNQSFFMGMFFLISAFFVPASYDRKGAKAFVRDRLLRLGVPLVVFYFVINPITGMAGALAQNPHVFGDAPWWLIYRDTIGAGPLWFAEALIAFVLGYVMWRKVAKKSAAPVAAVPRPFSYRGIGVFVVAVSVITFAWRLFVPQGMYVPIIGFPSAAFLPQYVGLFVLGLIAYQRGWLTTARRGLGWVGLAAVLVGGIVDVALTVTGGSVGLTATALVAAFAETVYCIGMCLALLSLFRHFSRREGAFGRYLSRHAFTVYIIHSPILVGVSIVLHLVVPTAPELVKFALAAGIAVPLSFALAYPVRLVPGARRIL; encoded by the coding sequence ATGGTGCACGCAGTCCAACTGCCGCCGCCGGTCGCCGAGAAGCCGCGTACGCGGCTGTTCTTCCTCGACCGCATCAAGGTGGCGCTGACGGCACTCGTCGTCGTCCACCACGCTGCCGTCACGTACGGGCACATTCCGGCCTGGTATTACTACGAAAAGCCGGTGCACGTGGAGGCCGGCCTGCTCGACCTGCTGGCACTGCTCAACCAGTCGTTCTTCATGGGGATGTTCTTCCTCATCTCGGCGTTTTTCGTGCCGGCGTCCTACGACCGCAAAGGCGCGAAGGCGTTCGTACGCGACCGGCTGCTGCGCCTCGGTGTGCCGCTGGTCGTGTTCTACTTCGTGATCAACCCGATCACCGGAATGGCCGGCGCGCTGGCGCAGAATCCGCACGTCTTCGGCGACGCGCCGTGGTGGCTGATCTACCGCGACACCATCGGCGCCGGCCCGCTGTGGTTCGCCGAAGCGCTCATCGCGTTTGTCCTCGGATACGTGATGTGGCGGAAGGTGGCGAAGAAATCCGCCGCGCCGGTGGCCGCCGTGCCACGGCCGTTCAGCTATCGCGGCATCGGTGTGTTCGTAGTGGCCGTGTCGGTGATCACCTTTGCGTGGCGGCTGTTCGTGCCGCAGGGGATGTACGTGCCGATCATCGGATTTCCGTCGGCGGCCTTCCTCCCGCAGTATGTCGGCCTTTTCGTGCTCGGCCTGATCGCGTACCAGCGCGGCTGGCTGACCACTGCGCGGCGGGGCCTCGGCTGGGTCGGACTGGCGGCGGTTTTGGTCGGTGGCATCGTCGATGTCGCGCTGACCGTCACGGGCGGAAGCGTCGGTCTCACCGCGACCGCCCTGGTCGCGGCCTTCGCGGAGACCGTCTATTGCATCGGCATGTGCCTCGCGCTGCTGAGTCTGTTCCGCCACTTTTCGCGGCGAGAAGGTGCGTTTGGCCGCTATCTGTCGCGGCACGCGTTCACCGTCTACATCATCCACTCGCCGATCCTGGTCGGCGTGTCGATCGTGCTGCACCTGGTCGTGCCGACCGCGCCGGAGCTGGTCAAGTTTGCCCTGGCCGCCGGGATCGCGGTGCCGCTGAGCTTCGCGCTGGCCTATCCGGTGCGCCTTGTTCCCGGTGCGCGGCGGATTCTCTAG
- a CDS encoding aminotransferase class I/II-fold pyridoxal phosphate-dependent enzyme — protein MTALPDFRIEAYFSRWEFTAAHNLAASDVQSMPMADLLALADDDDRKSWRTLTLGYTETYGDPLLREAIAGMYSTVDSAAVLCFSGAEEGVYLAMQTLLGPGDHAVVVTPSYQSAETVPLSRADVTGVPLDADDDWSLDVDAVLAAIRPATRVVYVNFPNNPTGKVIDVADFERLVRGCDERGVRLFSDEVYRGLESDPARTLPQAADLSERALSLNVTSKSLGLPGLRLGWIACRDRDLLSRLERAKHYTTICNAAPSEVLARIAVKARETILRRNRAIIADNIALFGEFFAEFPDLFQWSPPDGGSVIFPRYLGADGVEDFCRALVEEASVLLLPASIFASDLNPVPTDRFRIGLGRTDSAAGLEVFASWLRKHG, from the coding sequence GTGACCGCACTTCCTGACTTTCGCATCGAGGCCTACTTTTCTCGGTGGGAGTTCACCGCCGCGCACAACCTGGCCGCCTCCGACGTGCAGAGCATGCCGATGGCCGACCTGCTCGCGCTGGCCGACGACGACGACCGCAAGAGCTGGCGGACGTTGACCCTCGGCTACACCGAGACGTACGGGGATCCGTTGCTGCGCGAGGCGATCGCCGGCATGTACTCCACAGTGGACAGTGCCGCCGTGTTGTGTTTCTCCGGCGCCGAGGAAGGCGTCTATCTGGCCATGCAAACCCTGCTCGGACCAGGCGATCACGCGGTCGTGGTGACGCCGAGCTACCAGTCCGCCGAGACCGTACCGTTGTCGCGCGCCGACGTGACCGGCGTGCCGCTGGACGCGGACGACGACTGGTCGCTGGACGTGGACGCGGTGCTGGCCGCGATCCGGCCAGCCACTCGGGTCGTCTACGTCAACTTTCCCAACAATCCGACCGGAAAAGTCATCGACGTCGCCGACTTCGAACGGCTGGTCCGGGGCTGCGACGAACGCGGCGTGAGACTGTTCAGCGACGAGGTCTATCGCGGCCTGGAAAGCGATCCAGCGCGTACGCTGCCGCAGGCCGCCGACCTCTCCGAGCGCGCGTTGTCGTTGAACGTCACGTCCAAATCGCTCGGACTGCCTGGTCTGCGGCTCGGCTGGATCGCCTGCCGCGACCGGGACCTGTTGTCACGGTTGGAAAGAGCGAAGCACTACACGACGATCTGCAACGCGGCGCCGAGCGAGGTGCTGGCGCGGATCGCCGTCAAGGCGCGCGAGACGATCCTGCGCCGCAACCGCGCCATCATCGCCGACAACATCGCGCTGTTCGGCGAGTTTTTCGCCGAGTTTCCCGACCTTTTCCAATGGTCGCCGCCGGACGGTGGGTCGGTGATCTTTCCGCGCTATCTCGGCGCCGACGGCGTCGAGGACTTCTGCCGCGCGCTGGTCGAGGAGGCGAGCGTGTTGCTGCTGCCGGCGAGCATCTTCGCCTCCGACCTCAACCCGGTGCCGACCGACCGGTTCCGGATCGGCCTCGGCCGTACGGACTCCGCCGCCGGCCTGGAGGTTTTCGCCTCATGGCTACGAAAACATGGCTAA
- a CDS encoding PLP-dependent aminotransferase family protein, whose translation MPTADYRSIADTVAQDIASGVLRPGDRLPPQRQFARRRGIADSTAARVYAELVRRGLAVGEVGRGTYVRAADTGPQPALADVRDTRVDLELNFAILPGQADRMAASMEQLLRSDLLAMSLRPVPVTGSSDAREAAARTLARTGWTPDPRHLLFAGNGRQAIAGAIAALLSPGDRLGIEAYTYPVVLGIASRLGITPVPLPVDDEGLVPEALAEANVRAVYLQPTLHNPLGMTMSLARRERIAEVLDSRGMYAIEDTIYGFLHDELPPLAAFAPQWTVVVDSLSKRVAPGLTVGFAMPPAGLASRIATALRSGGWAAQHVALAAATRWMTDGTVSALEKGKRTDASWRQELAAEKLAGFAVRADPHAYHCWWQLPRPWRADTFVAAAARHGIAVSPAAAFAVGGGQAPHAVRLALAAPPRDVLGNALETLASLAREVPDAGGIE comes from the coding sequence ATGCCGACCGCTGACTACCGGAGCATCGCCGACACCGTCGCACAGGACATCGCCAGCGGGGTGCTGCGGCCGGGCGACCGGCTGCCGCCGCAACGCCAGTTCGCGCGCCGCCGCGGCATCGCCGACTCGACTGCCGCCCGCGTGTACGCTGAGCTGGTACGACGCGGCCTGGCCGTCGGCGAGGTCGGCCGCGGCACCTACGTACGCGCCGCGGACACCGGACCGCAGCCGGCGCTGGCCGACGTACGCGACACCAGGGTCGACCTGGAGCTCAACTTCGCGATCCTGCCCGGCCAGGCCGACCGGATGGCGGCGTCGATGGAGCAATTGCTCCGATCTGACCTCCTGGCAATGTCGCTCCGACCGGTGCCGGTCACCGGCAGCTCTGACGCGCGCGAGGCGGCGGCGCGTACGCTCGCGCGGACCGGCTGGACGCCGGATCCACGGCATCTGCTGTTCGCCGGCAACGGCCGGCAGGCGATCGCCGGCGCGATCGCCGCGCTGCTGTCCCCCGGCGACCGGCTCGGCATCGAGGCGTACACGTATCCGGTGGTGCTCGGCATCGCGAGCCGGCTGGGCATCACGCCGGTGCCACTGCCGGTGGACGACGAAGGTCTGGTGCCGGAGGCGCTGGCGGAGGCCAACGTACGCGCCGTCTATCTGCAGCCGACGCTGCACAATCCGCTCGGCATGACGATGTCGTTGGCACGCCGGGAGCGGATCGCAGAGGTGCTGGACAGCCGCGGCATGTATGCCATCGAGGACACGATTTACGGCTTCCTGCATGACGAACTGCCACCGCTGGCGGCCTTTGCTCCACAGTGGACGGTCGTGGTGGACAGCCTGTCCAAGCGGGTCGCGCCAGGCCTCACTGTCGGCTTCGCGATGCCGCCGGCCGGCCTGGCCAGCCGGATCGCGACCGCGTTGAGATCCGGCGGCTGGGCGGCACAGCACGTGGCGCTCGCGGCGGCCACCAGGTGGATGACCGACGGCACGGTTTCGGCCTTGGAGAAAGGAAAACGCACCGACGCCAGCTGGCGGCAGGAGCTGGCGGCGGAGAAGCTGGCCGGCTTCGCGGTGCGTGCCGACCCGCACGCGTACCACTGCTGGTGGCAGCTTCCGCGGCCGTGGCGCGCCGACACCTTCGTCGCGGCAGCGGCACGGCACGGCATCGCCGTCAGTCCGGCCGCCGCGTTCGCGGTCGGTGGCGGCCAGGCGCCGCACGCCGTACGGCTGGCGCTCGCCGCGCCGCCGCGCGACGTGCTCGGAAATGCCTTGGAAACGCTGGCTTCGCTGGCCAGGGAGGTCCCGGATGCCGGCGGAATCGAGTAA
- a CDS encoding ATP-binding cassette domain-containing protein produces MSKGLDIEVRDLRMEFGDTVAVDDLSCRLAGGKIYGLLGRNGAGKTTLLAVLAAFRKATAGAVLVDGEDPFENTRLMRDICFVREGNDGTEQLRVRTALSFASTFRPHWDQAYADRLIERFELPLRKRVGRLSLGQRSAMRVVIGLASRCPLTIFDEAYLGMDAPSRYSFYEEVLNDYLDNPRTVILSTHLIEEFGSLFEEVLILDRGRLLVHEDTDTLRERGTTVTGPAGEVDAYVAGMTVLNEQRLGGTKAVTVNERLDADQRRQAIAAGLELGPVALQDLFIHLTERNADREKRP; encoded by the coding sequence ATGAGCAAGGGCTTGGACATCGAGGTCAGGGACCTGCGGATGGAGTTCGGCGACACGGTCGCCGTCGACGACCTCAGCTGCCGGCTCGCCGGCGGCAAGATCTACGGCCTGCTCGGCCGCAACGGCGCCGGCAAGACCACGCTGCTCGCGGTGCTCGCGGCCTTCCGCAAGGCGACCGCCGGCGCGGTGCTGGTGGATGGCGAGGACCCGTTCGAGAACACCCGGCTGATGCGCGACATCTGCTTCGTCCGCGAGGGCAACGACGGCACCGAGCAGTTGCGCGTACGCACCGCGCTGTCGTTCGCCAGCACCTTCCGGCCGCACTGGGACCAGGCGTACGCCGACCGGCTGATCGAGCGTTTCGAGCTGCCGCTGAGAAAACGCGTCGGCCGCCTCTCGCTCGGCCAGCGGTCCGCGATGCGGGTCGTCATCGGCCTGGCCAGCCGGTGTCCGCTGACCATCTTCGACGAGGCCTACCTCGGCATGGACGCGCCGTCGCGCTACTCGTTCTACGAGGAGGTCCTCAACGACTACCTCGACAACCCTCGGACGGTGATCCTGTCGACGCACCTGATCGAGGAGTTCGGCTCGCTCTTCGAGGAGGTGCTGATCCTCGACCGCGGCCGGCTGCTGGTCCACGAGGACACCGACACGCTGCGCGAACGCGGCACGACGGTGACCGGCCCGGCCGGCGAGGTCGACGCGTACGTGGCCGGCATGACGGTGCTGAACGAGCAGCGGCTCGGTGGCACCAAGGCGGTGACGGTCAACGAACGGCTCGACGCCGACCAGCGGCGGCAGGCCATCGCGGCCGGGCTGGAGCTCGGGCCGGTCGCGTTGCAGGACCTGTTCATCCACCTGACCGAACGCAACGCTGACCGGGAGAAGCGGCCGTGA
- a CDS encoding GntR family transcriptional regulator, with amino-acid sequence MDTPAFDDQRFEGHSPIYQQIADRIKNDILSGTLAEGEQVMSTNQYAAFYRINPATAAKGFHLLIEEGILHKRRGIGMFVSEQARETLRDERRKRFFAEVVDPMLAEARVIGIPLTEIVERIRDGES; translated from the coding sequence ATGGACACGCCTGCGTTCGATGACCAGAGGTTTGAGGGGCACAGCCCGATCTACCAGCAGATCGCCGACCGGATCAAGAACGACATCCTCAGCGGCACGTTGGCCGAGGGTGAGCAGGTCATGTCCACCAACCAGTACGCCGCGTTCTACCGGATCAACCCGGCCACCGCGGCGAAAGGCTTCCACCTCCTGATCGAGGAGGGGATTCTGCACAAGCGGCGAGGGATCGGCATGTTTGTGAGCGAGCAGGCCCGCGAGACGCTGCGGGACGAACGGCGGAAGCGGTTCTTCGCCGAGGTGGTGGACCCGATGCTGGCAGAGGCCAGGGTCATCGGCATCCCGCTGACGGAGATCGTCGAGCGGATCAGAGACGGGGAGTCATGA
- a CDS encoding PAS domain-containing protein has translation MESDARVRQWATVCEAIAQLLSPHAEVVLHDVLADRVLAIWNPMSGRQVGDESLLQSENLTFAPGSEVSDRYAKMLPDGRQLTSISAVLHRSYRGAELLLCVNLDRGPLERAAELLMAFAAPPANAERPKGLFELDWRERMNDIIGAYVRKRGCTIEDLNQNQRMDLVEALEAAGIFDVRGGAVAAARALKISRATLYNDRIDAKSTPTWPRNPLEEYERDRTS, from the coding sequence ATGGAATCGGACGCACGCGTACGCCAATGGGCCACCGTCTGCGAGGCCATCGCGCAACTGCTCAGTCCGCACGCCGAGGTGGTGCTGCACGACGTACTCGCCGACCGCGTCCTGGCGATCTGGAATCCGATGTCCGGACGGCAGGTCGGCGACGAATCGCTGCTGCAAAGCGAAAACCTGACCTTCGCGCCAGGCAGCGAGGTGTCCGACCGGTATGCCAAGATGCTGCCGGACGGCCGCCAGCTCACCTCCATCAGCGCCGTCCTCCACCGGTCCTACCGCGGCGCCGAGCTGCTGCTCTGCGTCAACCTCGACCGCGGACCGCTGGAGCGCGCGGCCGAGCTGCTGATGGCCTTCGCGGCGCCGCCGGCGAACGCCGAGCGGCCGAAAGGCCTGTTCGAGCTGGACTGGCGCGAGCGGATGAACGACATCATCGGCGCGTACGTCCGAAAACGCGGCTGCACGATCGAGGACCTCAACCAGAACCAGCGGATGGACCTGGTGGAGGCGCTGGAGGCGGCCGGCATCTTCGACGTACGCGGCGGCGCGGTCGCCGCGGCACGTGCGCTCAAGATCTCCCGCGCCACGCTCTACAACGACCGTATCGACGCCAAGAGCACGCCGACCTGGCCAAGAAATCCGCTTGAGGAGTATGAACGTGACCGCACTTCCTGA